A single window of Leptospira koniambonensis DNA harbors:
- a CDS encoding PAS domain-containing sensor histidine kinase, which translates to MVGEDLQFDTEIGLFQIIVSQTSDAILVTDAVLNENGPSIVFVNPAFCELTGYRAEELIGGSPKVLFGKETDRRILQNLKNCLLRGDSYSSSTINYKKDGTKYHSEWKVSPVKDQDGNITNLLSIQRDVSEKILREELTAKRLRSEMGLTAASQILLNTTHESFTIERAIEHFLALVEAERIYLYKKTANPDVLALQAEIKSPYSSATLAETHPEISLSSKFARWKPYLLRNDIIEFHASDLLDSEKSFYQGRRTDTFFLFPIRMSGDWFGFLGMEFFERESSPEEQFTFRTFVDLIGFYLERMSILEELKIHKENLEETVVKRTKELSVQKEKAEAASTAKSDFLANMSHELRTPLNAIIGLSKLIKIEDETSNDKRYLDLIHKSGLHLLGLINDILELSKLNAGKSSFYFSEMDLRKELEQVVEFLEPELIRKHIHLVWDDPEELISMIWGDPKRIRQIFLNLVGNAVKFTAEQGSIYLSAKRDGKNWIIEITDTGIGIPEAEQKKIFDAFYQVRNSRSRDTEGTGLGLSIVQKLVEAHGGNIRVKSQQGIGTTFYLNLPILEQTPKQFKPRKNFAGAYPDKLKNFCFIQLELSNQKNADLLTHFFKKQNQPLLFKELRKDRKIVLFQDSNSLLKDRISEIWKTVLILPEETQDFEKIYSRENFDFVLSQPISLDELKLVLEELADQIND; encoded by the coding sequence ATGGTCGGGGAAGATCTGCAGTTCGACACAGAAATCGGACTTTTTCAAATTATCGTTTCCCAAACTTCGGACGCAATTCTCGTTACAGACGCTGTTCTAAATGAGAACGGACCTTCTATTGTTTTCGTTAATCCTGCATTTTGTGAGCTGACCGGATATAGAGCCGAGGAGTTGATCGGAGGCTCTCCCAAAGTTTTGTTCGGTAAAGAAACCGACAGAAGAATATTACAAAACCTTAAAAATTGCCTATTGAGAGGAGACTCTTACTCTTCCTCTACAATTAACTATAAAAAAGACGGAACAAAATATCATTCAGAATGGAAAGTCTCTCCGGTCAAAGACCAAGATGGAAATATTACGAATTTATTATCTATCCAAAGAGATGTAAGTGAAAAGATCCTAAGAGAAGAACTAACCGCAAAAAGACTCAGATCTGAAATGGGCCTTACTGCTGCTTCTCAGATCTTATTAAATACAACTCATGAAAGTTTTACAATAGAAAGAGCGATAGAACATTTTTTGGCTTTGGTAGAAGCTGAAAGGATCTATCTATATAAAAAAACCGCAAACCCTGATGTATTAGCATTACAAGCAGAGATCAAGAGTCCTTATTCAAGTGCTACTCTCGCAGAGACACATCCCGAAATTTCACTCTCTTCTAAGTTTGCCAGATGGAAACCTTACCTACTTCGAAATGATATAATTGAATTTCATGCCTCAGATCTTTTGGATTCTGAGAAGTCATTTTACCAAGGCAGAAGAACAGATACATTTTTTCTATTTCCAATCCGAATGTCAGGAGATTGGTTTGGATTTTTAGGAATGGAATTTTTTGAACGTGAATCCAGTCCAGAGGAGCAGTTCACTTTCCGCACTTTCGTTGATCTAATCGGATTTTATTTAGAAAGAATGTCCATTTTGGAAGAACTAAAGATCCACAAAGAAAACCTAGAAGAAACTGTAGTTAAAAGGACAAAGGAACTTTCTGTCCAAAAGGAAAAGGCAGAAGCTGCAAGCACTGCTAAAAGTGATTTCCTCGCCAATATGAGCCATGAACTTCGCACTCCTTTGAATGCGATCATTGGACTTTCTAAATTAATCAAGATAGAAGACGAAACTTCTAACGATAAAAGATATTTAGACCTGATCCATAAATCAGGCTTACATTTATTAGGTCTAATTAATGATATATTAGAACTTTCTAAACTGAATGCTGGAAAATCTTCCTTCTATTTTTCAGAAATGGATTTAAGAAAGGAATTGGAACAGGTAGTAGAATTTTTAGAACCAGAGCTTATCAGAAAACATATCCATCTTGTTTGGGATGATCCTGAAGAACTTATATCTATGATCTGGGGAGATCCAAAACGAATTCGACAGATCTTCTTGAATCTGGTTGGAAACGCAGTTAAATTCACTGCTGAGCAAGGGTCCATCTATCTTTCTGCCAAAAGAGATGGAAAAAATTGGATTATCGAGATCACAGACACTGGCATTGGTATCCCGGAAGCCGAACAGAAAAAGATTTTCGATGCATTCTATCAGGTCAGAAATTCCAGATCCAGAGACACAGAAGGAACAGGGCTTGGACTATCTATCGTTCAAAAATTAGTAGAGGCACATGGGGGAAATATCCGTGTAAAAAGCCAACAAGGGATTGGAACTACTTTTTATTTAAATCTTCCTATACTAGAACAAACTCCCAAACAATTCAAACCTAGAAAAAACTTTGCAGGAGCTTATCCTGATAAACTAAAAAATTTCTGTTTTATACAATTAGAATTATCCAACCAAAAAAACGCAGATCTTCTCACTCATTTTTTTAAAAAACAAAATCAACCTCTATTATTCAAAGAACTAAGAAAGGATAGAAAAATCGTTTTATTCCAAGATTCTAATTCTCTTTTGAAAGATAGAATATCAGAAATTTGGAAAACAGTCCTGATCCTTCCAGAAGAAACTCAAGATTTCGAGAAGATATATTCCAGGGAGAATTTTGACTTCGTTCTTTCTCAACCAATCTCCTTGGATGAACTGAAATTAGTATTAGAAGAATTGGCGGATCAAATCAATGACTAA
- the ispH gene encoding 4-hydroxy-3-methylbut-2-enyl diphosphate reductase gives MLEKIYLANPRGFCAGVKYAISYVEQVQSNSEEQIYVRKEIVHNRRVVEDMKKRGIKFINELGEAPDGSTVVFSAHGVSPEVVEEAKRRGMKIGDATCPLVTRVHRKARRYKDSHQIIYIGHQGHDEAIGTMGEAQMFLVESPEDVQKLLGRIDIDKPITYLMQTTLSVADTKLVVEKIAELFPSVEHPAKDDICYATTERQEAVSSMMEEIDAMMVIGADNSSNSLRLLQLAQKSKPSSFKVSSLEELNKDYIANSEIKILGITAGASTPQILVDEIISKLMQFYPKATLDLFPGSREDSMSFKLPANLLL, from the coding sequence ATGCTTGAAAAAATTTATCTAGCGAATCCCCGCGGTTTCTGTGCCGGAGTCAAATACGCAATTTCCTATGTGGAACAGGTCCAATCCAATTCTGAAGAACAGATCTATGTCCGCAAAGAGATCGTCCATAACCGTAGAGTCGTGGAAGATATGAAAAAAAGAGGCATCAAGTTCATTAACGAACTGGGCGAAGCACCAGACGGTTCTACAGTTGTTTTCTCCGCTCATGGAGTTTCTCCCGAGGTGGTAGAAGAAGCAAAACGTAGGGGAATGAAAATTGGTGATGCAACCTGCCCTCTGGTAACTCGAGTTCACAGAAAAGCACGTAGATATAAAGACTCTCACCAAATTATCTATATTGGCCACCAAGGACATGACGAAGCAATCGGAACCATGGGAGAAGCCCAGATGTTCCTCGTAGAATCACCTGAAGATGTCCAAAAACTGCTGGGAAGAATCGATATAGACAAACCGATCACCTATCTTATGCAGACAACCTTGTCGGTTGCTGACACTAAGCTAGTGGTGGAGAAGATCGCTGAATTATTCCCAAGCGTAGAACATCCAGCCAAGGATGATATTTGTTACGCAACTACAGAAAGACAGGAAGCGGTCTCTTCCATGATGGAAGAAATAGATGCGATGATGGTGATTGGAGCGGACAATAGTTCTAATTCACTTAGGCTTCTACAATTGGCCCAAAAGTCCAAACCATCCTCATTCAAAGTCAGTTCTCTAGAAGAATTAAATAAAGATTATATAGCGAATTCTGAGATCAAGATCCTAGGAATAACTGCAGGAGCTTCTACTCCACAGATATTGGTGGACGAGATCATTTCTAAACTGATGCAATTTTACCCGAAAGCAACATTGGATCTTTTTCCAGGTTCAAGGGAAGACTCTATGAGCTTCAAATTGCCTGCGAATCTGCTGTTGTAG
- a CDS encoding ATP-binding response regulator, whose translation MTNSTSSVIKNKQERKSVVRDPILIVEDKLENTLMLEALCDEFGIQYQSASNGEEALEMAKANKYSFYIVDLMMPVMDGPTFIQRLKEFQPDATVLVQTALDSTDTVIEVMKLGVFDYIIKPILPDQFHKALNKAVDYRFLKASETAILEAESLKLRNQLEWLTYKETRRKAGDESWEKSSIHSLQTSLSQGSGIGAIISLLDMIKIEMKEDGDNYLINKSMMNLVIENQEITKNLLKGLTQLLEIINRNLEKKKVKASEIVEKIKHSSEFILPYLEKKGLRLALPILKKEVELDIEPDLFLLALEEVILNAYKYCAPKTSLEIFTSINQGYFCVVVKNIVDEKPYGGVDEKHENLVLQPFFRIHPPVESVSHLERFGLGLGLTAVDQILRKHNGLFFIHNAKDHTGEQVRLCVMSELLLPIQ comes from the coding sequence ATGACTAACTCTACAAGTTCTGTAATCAAAAATAAACAGGAGAGAAAGAGTGTAGTCCGAGATCCTATACTTATAGTCGAGGATAAATTAGAAAATACTCTAATGCTCGAAGCACTTTGTGATGAGTTCGGGATCCAGTACCAATCCGCTTCCAATGGAGAAGAGGCATTGGAGATGGCCAAAGCCAATAAATATTCTTTCTATATTGTAGATCTTATGATGCCTGTGATGGATGGTCCTACTTTCATTCAGAGATTGAAGGAATTCCAACCAGACGCAACTGTTCTAGTTCAAACTGCACTAGATTCCACTGACACTGTGATCGAAGTAATGAAACTAGGCGTATTCGATTATATAATTAAACCAATTCTTCCTGACCAATTTCATAAGGCTCTAAACAAGGCAGTCGATTATCGTTTTTTAAAGGCAAGTGAAACTGCTATTTTAGAAGCAGAAAGTTTAAAATTAAGAAACCAATTAGAATGGCTAACCTATAAGGAAACCAGAAGGAAAGCAGGAGATGAATCCTGGGAAAAATCTTCCATACATTCCTTACAAACTTCTCTATCTCAAGGATCAGGCATCGGAGCGATCATCAGTCTTTTGGACATGATAAAGATCGAAATGAAGGAAGATGGTGATAATTATTTAATTAATAAAAGTATGATGAACCTGGTAATTGAGAACCAGGAAATCACTAAAAACCTATTAAAAGGTCTTACCCAGCTATTAGAGATTATCAATCGGAATCTGGAAAAGAAAAAAGTCAAAGCGTCAGAAATCGTAGAGAAGATCAAACATTCCAGTGAGTTTATTCTACCATATCTGGAAAAGAAGGGACTCAGACTTGCTCTACCTATTTTGAAAAAGGAAGTAGAATTAGATATAGAACCGGATCTATTCCTTCTCGCTTTGGAAGAGGTGATCTTAAACGCATACAAGTACTGCGCACCTAAAACTTCCTTAGAAATATTCACTAGTATTAATCAGGGCTATTTCTGCGTTGTGGTAAAAAACATTGTAGATGAAAAACCTTACGGAGGTGTGGATGAGAAACATGAAAATCTTGTTCTTCAACCATTCTTCCGTATCCACCCTCCTGTAGAAAGTGTCTCCCATTTAGAAAGATTTGGTCTTGGTCTAGGGCTCACAGCTGTGGACCAGATACTCAGAAAACATAACGGTCTATTCTTTATTCATAATGCAAAGGATCACACTGGCGAACAGGTCAGGCTTTGTGTGATGAGCGAATTATTATTACCCATTCAGTGA
- a CDS encoding chemotaxis protein CheA: MDLSEIKEAFIQESLELLSGAESHLLRMEKGEFDEEAIHSMFRSVHTVKGTAGMFGYESIEECSHELETLLDLARSGKTELDPAKIDFLLRAIDHLKRIVEDPIPGKELNTELQTEQLKIIKEAQGFTGKISEKKEIKNSASDPGLSKDKTEKQGTVNSDWQITFFPGENIFKDGMDPFSFLKYLRTIGEIQYLYVYKTKIPDWNSWDSENCYLGYEVRLKSASERKDLESVFSFVKDSSFLRITPPNSPEEVFHKIASEIPCEKEEYFKALELQGLLFQIPVTVHSSESIKEQSSSKKAESEKTQTTQIVPKLIRIDSAKVDQLVNLVGELIISEASLGRLLIDKEDSDLNESAELLSRLVGEIRETAMALRMVPIGELFEKYRRTVRDISLELGKEVDLEILGGETELDRSVIEKINDPIVHILRNALDHGIEPSQERTNLGKPQRGKLKIQASHSTGSISIEISDDGKGINHERIRQKAIEKGLIDPAQVLNEQEIFNLIFQPGFSTAESVTSLSGRGVGMDVVLRNIESLRGSVNVQSEFGKGCVFSIRLPLTLAIIDGFLVRSCDSYFVVPMDWVRETMESGLQLLPEEISGSINLRGEVLPILHLGRFLGLPDPDEGRKNVLVLEHDGRNFGILVNDLLGEIQSVIKPLNEIFKGIQCISGTSVLGTGKIAFILDVPGLHSLLKIQRTNLRDRTFAR; encoded by the coding sequence ATGGATCTTTCTGAGATTAAAGAAGCATTCATACAAGAATCTCTGGAATTATTATCCGGAGCAGAATCACATCTGTTACGTATGGAAAAGGGAGAATTTGACGAAGAAGCAATTCATTCTATGTTCCGTTCTGTTCACACAGTGAAAGGAACTGCAGGAATGTTTGGCTATGAATCCATAGAAGAATGTTCTCATGAGTTGGAAACCCTACTCGATCTGGCGAGATCCGGAAAAACAGAATTAGATCCTGCTAAAATAGACTTTTTATTAAGAGCGATCGACCATTTAAAACGAATTGTAGAAGATCCAATCCCAGGCAAAGAGTTAAACACCGAATTACAAACTGAACAGTTAAAAATCATAAAAGAAGCCCAAGGATTTACAGGCAAAATTTCTGAGAAAAAGGAAATTAAAAATTCTGCGAGTGATCCTGGCCTAAGCAAAGATAAGACTGAAAAACAAGGGACTGTTAATTCTGATTGGCAGATCACATTCTTTCCAGGAGAAAATATTTTTAAGGATGGAATGGATCCATTCTCCTTTTTAAAATACCTGAGAACAATCGGAGAGATCCAATACTTATACGTTTATAAAACTAAAATCCCTGATTGGAATAGTTGGGATTCAGAAAATTGTTATTTAGGCTATGAGGTTCGGCTCAAGTCAGCCTCTGAAAGGAAGGATCTTGAATCTGTTTTTTCTTTCGTAAAAGATTCTTCCTTTTTAAGAATTACTCCTCCTAATTCTCCAGAGGAAGTTTTCCATAAAATCGCGAGCGAGATACCTTGTGAAAAGGAAGAATATTTCAAGGCATTAGAACTACAGGGTCTTCTATTTCAGATCCCCGTTACAGTACATTCTTCAGAAAGTATTAAAGAACAAAGTTCTTCTAAAAAGGCTGAAAGTGAGAAAACACAAACCACTCAGATCGTTCCCAAACTTATACGTATAGACTCAGCTAAAGTAGACCAATTAGTGAATCTTGTAGGAGAGTTGATCATCTCAGAAGCTAGCCTCGGTCGTTTACTTATAGATAAAGAAGATTCTGACTTAAACGAATCCGCAGAATTATTGTCCAGACTCGTAGGAGAAATACGCGAAACGGCAATGGCACTTAGAATGGTGCCTATCGGGGAACTTTTCGAGAAATACAGAAGAACTGTGAGAGATATTTCCTTGGAACTTGGAAAGGAAGTGGATCTAGAAATTTTAGGTGGAGAAACAGAATTAGATCGTTCAGTCATTGAAAAGATAAACGATCCTATCGTTCATATATTACGAAATGCTTTAGATCATGGAATAGAACCCAGCCAAGAAAGGACAAATCTTGGAAAACCACAAAGGGGTAAATTAAAGATCCAGGCTTCTCATTCTACAGGAAGTATCTCAATCGAGATCTCTGATGATGGAAAAGGGATTAATCACGAACGGATTAGACAAAAGGCGATTGAAAAAGGCCTTATTGATCCTGCGCAAGTATTAAACGAACAAGAAATATTTAATCTAATTTTCCAACCTGGATTTTCCACAGCTGAATCTGTTACTAGCCTTTCAGGTCGAGGTGTTGGAATGGATGTCGTACTCCGTAATATTGAATCCTTAAGAGGATCAGTGAATGTACAATCAGAATTCGGAAAAGGTTGTGTATTCTCAATTAGACTTCCTCTTACACTTGCGATCATAGATGGATTCTTAGTTAGATCCTGTGATTCTTATTTCGTAGTACCTATGGATTGGGTGAGAGAAACAATGGAGTCGGGACTCCAACTTCTACCAGAAGAGATTTCAGGTTCTATCAATTTAAGAGGAGAAGTCCTTCCAATTCTACATCTAGGAAGATTTTTGGGTCTTCCTGATCCTGATGAAGGAAGAAAGAACGTACTCGTTTTAGAACATGACGGTAGAAACTTCGGGATCCTTGTAAACGATCTACTAGGTGAGATCCAATCGGTAATTAAACCTTTGAATGAAATATTCAAAGGGATCCAATGTATTAGCGGAACTTCAGTTTTAGGAACTGGTAAGATAGCGTTCATTCTGGACGTGCCTGGCCTTCATTCACTATTAAAAATCCAAAGAACTAATTTGAGAGATAGAACATTCGCTCGTTAA
- a CDS encoding ArnT family glycosyltransferase, which produces MRKLHLPITLLVYLSLLIFGLGSFALIDWDENIYGAASKSMLETGEYFRIQVNGQAFSEKPPFFFWFANLFYKVLGVSEFSTRLPSVFSGIFSFLILVRFGTLLHSKKFGYVWAFLYSASLLPLLLARTAYIDHLFNTFILASVLSLYLYETKEKEDFRSRAIWILSAAFFGGIAVLTKGPLGLAIPLFIFGANRLLDRNFRIRISDFMLFGIAAVVVLSFYYLANFILYGNGFLVQFFDFQKKLLTKSLESHTGPWFYHFIVMFIGFFPWTALLFPSAKNWKIFTDPKISRISKYFIVWLGVVLLIFSIVQTKLPHYSSSIYFPLSFFAAYMILERPEILKSAAFTFSFLGIGFVVGLIFLLLPQISEYSSSSMGVGKELLPSFDFWDSSSGLVLLLGILIGFIGLQLFKKGNEEGKDLFLASTWISMLIFVGVLSSTITPKIISFLQDGNLRLYDKAEKSGNQIVYYKYLSFYPMFYREKKIHMIGSYKFKDETFLLDSKEKLSIICNRNSVLELVLTYPHRNFQEVSAESGILLLDSSPK; this is translated from the coding sequence ATGCGAAAACTACATTTACCGATTACACTTTTGGTTTATCTTTCATTATTAATCTTTGGACTGGGAAGTTTCGCTTTAATCGATTGGGACGAGAATATTTATGGTGCAGCTTCTAAATCAATGCTTGAAACCGGAGAATATTTTAGGATCCAAGTAAATGGGCAGGCATTTAGCGAAAAACCTCCATTCTTCTTTTGGTTTGCGAATCTATTTTATAAAGTCTTAGGGGTTTCCGAATTTTCCACCAGGCTTCCTTCTGTATTCAGCGGGATTTTTTCCTTTTTGATCTTAGTCAGATTCGGAACACTCTTACATTCTAAAAAGTTTGGATATGTTTGGGCATTTTTATATTCTGCTTCTCTTTTGCCTCTTCTACTTGCAAGAACCGCTTATATAGATCATCTATTTAATACATTCATTTTAGCGTCTGTTCTTTCTTTATATCTTTATGAAACAAAGGAGAAGGAGGATTTTCGTTCTAGGGCGATCTGGATCTTGTCTGCGGCATTTTTTGGTGGAATTGCGGTTTTGACAAAGGGGCCATTAGGTCTCGCTATCCCACTTTTTATATTTGGAGCAAACAGACTCTTAGATAGAAATTTTAGGATCCGGATCTCCGATTTTATGTTGTTTGGGATAGCAGCGGTTGTGGTATTAAGTTTTTATTATCTCGCAAATTTTATATTGTACGGAAATGGATTCTTAGTTCAATTCTTTGATTTCCAGAAGAAGCTTCTAACCAAGTCTTTAGAATCTCATACTGGACCTTGGTTTTATCATTTTATTGTAATGTTTATTGGATTTTTCCCTTGGACTGCGCTTTTGTTTCCAAGCGCGAAGAATTGGAAAATATTTACTGATCCTAAAATTTCCAGGATCTCCAAGTATTTTATAGTTTGGCTAGGAGTTGTTTTACTTATCTTCTCGATCGTGCAAACCAAACTGCCTCATTATTCTTCTTCTATCTATTTTCCTTTATCTTTTTTCGCAGCATATATGATCTTAGAAAGACCTGAAATTTTGAAATCGGCTGCGTTCACATTTTCCTTTTTAGGAATAGGATTTGTTGTAGGTTTGATCTTCTTACTTCTACCGCAAATCTCAGAATATTCCAGTTCATCAATGGGAGTCGGGAAGGAATTATTACCATCCTTTGATTTCTGGGATTCTTCTTCCGGTTTGGTTTTACTTTTAGGAATTCTAATTGGATTTATAGGATTACAATTATTCAAGAAAGGAAATGAAGAAGGAAAAGATCTTTTTCTGGCTTCTACCTGGATTTCCATGCTGATCTTTGTGGGAGTTCTATCATCTACGATCACTCCTAAGATCATTTCCTTTTTGCAAGATGGGAATCTTAGACTTTATGACAAAGCGGAGAAGTCGGGAAATCAAATAGTATATTATAAATATCTTTCCTTCTATCCTATGTTTTATAGGGAAAAGAAAATCCATATGATTGGAAGTTACAAATTTAAAGACGAAACATTTCTCTTGGATTCCAAGGAGAAACTTTCCATTATCTGTAATCGAAACAGCGTGCTGGAATTGGTATTAACTTATCCTCATAGAAATTTTCAGGAAGTTTCAGCTGAAAGCGGGATTTTGCTTTTGGATTCTTCTCCGAAGTAG
- a CDS encoding glycosyltransferase family 2 protein, with protein sequence MKSFPLVLVLPAYNEELTIEKTVLEFYKEIPNAYFVIVDNNSKDRTSEISKNVLAEHSISGEVIFEPRQGKANAVRAAFTKIDAEIYIMCDADLTYPASKIHSMIQTLREKDLDMLVGDRLSEGDYGRENKRRFHSTGNKLVLTLINFLFGTKLKDPMSGYRVFSRRFVKNYPILSSGFEIEIEMTLHALDKRFRLEEISVPYKDRPAGSFSKLNTIKDGYKVVKNILWIFKDYKPMHFFGFFSVISGILSLVAGTPPVIDYIEYRYVYHVPLAVLATGLMLFSWIQIAIGLVLHTVSKIQRTNFELRLIRFEMEAPIISQMKIPIALQRSSESEKTIVSGAT encoded by the coding sequence ATGAAATCCTTTCCTCTTGTATTAGTTCTTCCTGCATATAACGAAGAGCTTACTATTGAAAAAACAGTCCTGGAATTTTATAAAGAGATCCCGAACGCATATTTTGTAATTGTAGATAATAATTCAAAGGATCGAACCTCTGAGATTTCCAAGAATGTTTTAGCGGAGCATTCTATTTCGGGTGAAGTGATCTTTGAGCCTAGACAGGGAAAGGCAAATGCGGTTAGAGCAGCCTTCACAAAGATTGATGCAGAAATTTATATCATGTGTGATGCGGATCTGACCTACCCCGCTTCTAAGATCCATTCTATGATCCAAACTTTACGTGAAAAAGATTTGGATATGCTAGTGGGAGACCGTCTGAGTGAGGGAGATTACGGAAGAGAGAATAAAAGAAGATTTCATTCTACTGGGAACAAACTTGTTCTTACATTGATTAACTTTTTATTCGGAACCAAACTCAAAGATCCAATGAGTGGCTATAGAGTATTCTCTCGTAGGTTCGTAAAAAATTATCCGATTTTATCTTCCGGTTTTGAGATAGAGATAGAGATGACCTTACATGCCTTGGACAAAAGGTTTAGATTAGAAGAGATATCGGTTCCTTATAAAGACAGACCAGCTGGAAGTTTTTCTAAATTGAATACCATCAAAGATGGGTATAAGGTAGTGAAGAACATATTATGGATCTTTAAAGATTATAAACCGATGCATTTTTTCGGATTCTTTTCTGTGATTTCAGGAATTTTATCCTTAGTTGCAGGTACTCCTCCAGTTATAGATTATATAGAATATAGGTATGTGTATCATGTTCCTTTGGCTGTGCTTGCTACAGGACTGATGTTGTTTTCCTGGATCCAAATTGCGATCGGACTCGTTTTACATACTGTCTCAAAAATCCAACGGACTAATTTTGAATTAAGACTGATCCGATTTGAGATGGAAGCTCCAATTATTAGCCAAATGAAAATACCAATTGCCCTACAACGATCCTCAGAAAGCGAGAAGACGATTGTGAGCGGAGCGACTTAA
- a CDS encoding STAS domain-containing protein, which yields MSLEIKVSELGQKNSRPIFHLDLSGEASIYYASDWKSKLQSLLDKNPIRIEIDTSSLEKVDSSFVQSLILLKKDSLYKSWDLAILNHPNCLLEFYDLYGLIGFFQDRIRISKKDSSAFKFSYGLEKV from the coding sequence ATGTCTTTGGAAATTAAAGTATCTGAACTCGGGCAAAAGAATTCCAGACCGATCTTTCATTTAGATCTCTCTGGAGAAGCTTCTATTTATTATGCTTCTGATTGGAAGTCAAAGCTTCAATCTCTTTTGGACAAGAATCCGATCCGAATAGAGATTGATACATCCTCTTTGGAAAAGGTGGATTCCAGTTTCGTTCAATCCTTAATTTTACTTAAAAAAGATTCACTCTATAAATCCTGGGATCTTGCTATCTTAAATCATCCAAATTGTTTATTAGAATTTTACGATCTATATGGTCTGATCGGATTTTTCCAAGACCGTATCCGAATTTCTAAAAAAGATTCATCTGCCTTTAAATTTTCATATGGATTGGAGAAGGTGTAA
- a CDS encoding response regulator, translating to MKKILIVDDSAVFRKILTLHLSQASFSVIEAEDGLQGLEKLKEGKVDLVVSDMNMPNMNGISFVKAIKEDSNHKFVPIIMLTTESQDELKSEGLKAGAKAWLTKPFSPEELLKTIQVLLV from the coding sequence ATGAAAAAAATCTTAATCGTGGATGATTCAGCCGTATTTCGAAAGATACTTACCCTTCATCTTTCCCAGGCTTCTTTTTCCGTAATCGAGGCAGAAGACGGACTGCAAGGTTTGGAAAAATTGAAAGAAGGCAAAGTGGATTTGGTAGTAAGCGATATGAATATGCCTAACATGAATGGTATATCTTTCGTCAAGGCAATCAAAGAAGATTCGAACCATAAATTTGTTCCAATCATCATGCTTACTACTGAATCCCAAGATGAGTTGAAGAGCGAAGGTTTAAAAGCAGGTGCGAAAGCATGGCTGACTAAACCTTTTTCTCCGGAAGAACTTTTAAAAACGATTCAGGTTTTACTCGTTTAA
- a CDS encoding flagellin yields the protein MIINHNISAIFAHRTLKFNSESMNKDIEKLSSGMRINRAGDDASGLAVSEKMRTQVGGLRRAEQNTEDGMSLIQTAEGYLQETHEVVQRIRVLAVQAANGIYTEEDRQQIQVEVSQLVDEIDRIASQAEFNKMKLLTGAFARLNPTASMWFHMGANMHQRERVYIETMNTAALGLRNPTVLTFISLSTAGKANSVIGLADDALRLISKQRADLGAYYNRLEHAAKGLMNAYENIQAAESRIRDTDMAEQMTSFTRYQILTQAATAMLAQANMKPQTVLQLLK from the coding sequence ATGATTATTAACCACAATATCAGTGCCATCTTCGCTCACAGAACTTTGAAGTTCAATAGCGAAAGCATGAACAAAGACATCGAAAAGTTGTCTTCCGGTATGAGAATCAACCGTGCAGGTGATGATGCATCCGGTTTGGCCGTGTCTGAAAAAATGAGGACACAGGTCGGAGGTTTGCGCAGGGCGGAACAAAACACTGAAGACGGTATGTCTTTGATCCAAACAGCGGAAGGGTATCTGCAAGAAACCCATGAAGTTGTTCAAAGGATCCGCGTGCTTGCTGTGCAAGCTGCGAACGGTATTTATACCGAAGAAGACCGTCAACAAATACAAGTAGAAGTATCTCAGTTGGTCGACGAGATCGACAGGATTGCTTCTCAAGCCGAGTTCAACAAAATGAAACTCCTTACTGGAGCTTTCGCTCGTTTGAACCCGACTGCAAGTATGTGGTTCCATATGGGTGCTAACATGCACCAAAGAGAAAGAGTGTATATCGAAACGATGAACACTGCGGCTTTGGGATTAAGAAACCCGACCGTTCTGACTTTCATCTCTCTTTCTACGGCGGGAAAAGCGAACTCCGTAATTGGTCTTGCTGACGATGCTCTTAGATTAATTTCTAAACAAAGAGCAGACTTGGGAGCTTATTACAACCGTCTGGAACATGCTGCTAAGGGACTCATGAACGCTTATGAGAACATCCAAGCGGCTGAATCAAGAATTCGTGATACTGATATGGCTGAGCAAATGACCAGCTTTACCAGATATCAAATTCTGACTCAAGCTGCTACTGCGATGCTCGCTCAGGCGAACATGAAACCTCAAACCGTGCTCCAGCTATTGAAGTAA